The following are encoded in a window of Odocoileus virginianus isolate 20LAN1187 ecotype Illinois unplaced genomic scaffold, Ovbor_1.2 Unplaced_Contig_177, whole genome shotgun sequence genomic DNA:
- the LOC110126498 gene encoding olfactory receptor 4A47-like, translating into MEPQNNVTYFVLLGLTQNPKEQKVLFVMFLLFYILTLVGNLLIVVTITVSKTLNSPMYFFLACLSFIDLIYASSISPRLISDLYFGENTISFQTCLTQLFTEHFFGGSEIVLLLVMACDRYVAICKPLHYLVIMRQRVCFMLLVLSFVGGFVHSVIQLITVYGLPFCGPNVIDHFMCDMYPLLKLVCTDTYVIGILVVANGGLMCTIVFLLLLISYGVILHSLKNLSQEGRQKAFQTCGSHITVVVCFFVPCIFMYVRPATDLPH; encoded by the coding sequence ATGGAACCACAGAACAATGTAACTTACTTTGTCCTCCTGGGCCTCACACAGAATCCAAAGGAGCAGAAAGTCCTTTTTGTTATGTTCTTGCTCTTCTACATTTTGACTCTGGTGGGCAACCTGCTCATTGTTGTGACTATAACTGTCAGTAAGACCCTGAACTCACCGATGTACTTTTTTCTTGCTTGCTTATCATTTATAGACCTAATTTATGCCTCTTCTATCTCCCCTAGATTGATTTCAGACTTGTACTTTGGGGAAAATACCATATCCTTCCAAACTTGTCTGACCCAGCTGTTTACAGAGCACTTTTTTGGAGGATCAGAGATCGTCCTGCTGCTGGTGATGGCCtgtgaccgctatgtggccatctgtaagccCTTGCACTATTTGGTGATCATGAGGCAGAGGGTGTGCTTCATGCTTCTGGTGTTGTCATTTGTTGGTGGCTTTGTGCACTCAGTGATTCAACTTATCACTGTTTATGGGCTCCCTTTCTGTGGCCCCAATGTCATTGATCACTTTATGTGTGACATGTACCCCTTATTGAAACTAGTCTGTACTGACACCTATGTCATTGGCATCTTAGTTGTGGCCAATGGAGGACTGATGTGCACTATTGTTTTCTTACTCTTACTCATCTCCTATGGAGTCATCCTGCACTCTCTGAagaacctgagtcaggaagggaggCAGAAAGCCTTCCAGACCTGTGGTTCCCACATCACTGTGGTTGTCTGCTTCTTTGTTCCCTGTATTTTCATGTATGTAAGACCTGCTACAGACCTTCCCCATTGA